The following are from one region of the Biomphalaria glabrata chromosome 4, xgBioGlab47.1, whole genome shotgun sequence genome:
- the LOC106052726 gene encoding kelch-like protein 24: MSMDNASLGYADAATGDSKEAVCQLSSLDHTKQLIANIEQMRLDSNYSDVTIIIDDIQFPCHKVILAAGSPYFKSMFASGMLESKKKDIEMKQIDPFVFGLVLLFIYTGNVEISANTVHELFIQAQLFQINQLVELCVKYLEQSMNESTCLAAMTLAEAHGHKPMYDYSLTFACLKFDTLRDDEDFVTLSIKCVVDLLKDRRLKCNSEEEVYEAAVRWLDHDIEHRKCYRYKILSCIKFPHINQSYLMDVVIKAGHLSDDQRGRELLDEAVLYHTVPSRRHMLPSYQFTPRYTFPYHECAVLLGGRLLDGLSNEVECYRSDSQEFSQLRTLPFKKRNEFAACAVGDEIYVSGGLRSCEFWKYDPTFDSWLRGANMLVARRRHAMAAVDHTIFVLGGFDEEVVLESIEKWDRKSNKWEEAGRLSQAVENMGFVAFGKNIYLFGGKNIEEFVTNTVQCFDTTTLTCSILQKSLPAHDMCLSACVLDGSIYVVGLEGFFKYTPAEDEWELLQDMNLPRDFVSLAVLDQQLYAFGGRRRGAKDNLYSDAIEKYNPELNTWESAGTLPIRMYSYGCVRILLSQQKSGQETSNIKVKKSEG, encoded by the exons atgagTATGGACAATGCAAGCCTTGGTTATGCGGATGCTGCTACTGGTGATTCCAAAGAAGCAGTTTGTCAGCTTAGCAGCCTGGATCACACTAAGCAGCTGATAGCTAACATTGAACAGATGCGCCTTGATTCAAACTATTCTGATGTCACAATAATAATTGAtgacattcaatttccatgccaTAAA GTAATACTTGCTGCTGGGTCCCCATATTTCAAATCAATGTTTGCTTCTGGCATGCTAGAGAGTAAGAAGAAAGATATTGAAATGAAGCAGATCGACCCATTTGTGTTTGGACTTGTTCTGCTCTTCATATACACTGGAAATGTAGAGATATCTGCTAACACAGTCCATGAACTTTTTATTCAAGCACAACTTTTTCAg ATAAACCAGTTGGTAGAGCTTTGTGTGAAATATCTGGAGCAGTCAATGAACGAGTCCACTTGCTTAGCAGCAATGACTTTAGCTGAAGCTCATGGCCACAAACCCATGTACGATTACTCCTTGACCTTTGCCTGCCTCAAGTTTGACACACTGAGAGATGATGAGGACTTTGTGACGCTTTCTATTAAATGTGTGGTAGACTTATTGAAAGACAGGAGACTGAAGTGCAATAGTGAAGAAGAG GTTTATGAGGCTGCTGTTCGCTGGTTGGATCATGATATTGAGCACAGAAAGTGTTACAGATATAAAATTTTATCTTGTATCAAGTTCCCTCACATCAATCAAAGCTATTTGATGGACGTGGTCATTAAAGCTGGGCATTTATCTGATGATCAACGTGGCAGGGAGTTATTAGACGAAGCAGTTCTTTACCACACAGTGCCTTCACGCAGACACATGTTGCCTTCTTATCAG TTCACCCCACGCTATACTTTTCCTTACCATGAGTGTGCTGTTCTGCTTGGTGGTCGTCTCCTGGATGGACTCAGCAATGAAGTGGAGTGCTACAGGTCCGATAGCCAAGAATTTTCTCAGCTTAGAACGCTCCCTTTCAAGAAAAGGAATGAGTTTGCTGCATGTGCTGTGGGAGATGAAATCTATGTATCCGGGGGCCTTCGAAGCTGTGAATTTTGGAAGTATGATCCAACATTTGATTCATGGTTGCGAGGTGCTAACATGCTTGTTGCTAGACGCCGCCATGCCATGGCAGCTGTGGATCACACTATTTTTGTACTAGGTGGTTTTGATGAAGAAGTTGTATTAGAGTCCATCGAAAAATGGGACAGAAAGTCTAATAAGTGGGAGGAGGCTGGACGGTTGTCCCAAGCAGTAGAAAACATGGGATTTGTGGCTTTTGGTAAAAACATTTACCTTTTTGGTGGCAAAAACATAGAAGAGTTTGTGACCAACACCGTCCAATGTTTTGACACTACTACTTTGACATGCTCCATCTTACAGAAATCTCTACCTGCCCATGACATGTGTCTAAGTGCTTGTGTTCTTGACGGTTCAATCTATGTTGTGGGTCTGGAAGGTTTCTTCAAGTACACTCCTGCAGAGGATGAGTGGGAGCTTCTCCAAGACATGAATCTGCCCAGGGACTTTGTCAGCCTTGCCGTTCTGGACCAGCAGCTCTATGCTTTTGGGGGGAGGAGACGTGGTGCAAAAGACAATTTGTACTCAGATGCCATAGAGAAATACAACCCAGAACTAAACACATGGGAATCTGCAGGGACATTACCCATACGGATGTACTCTTATGGATGTGTGAGGATATTGCTTAGCCAGCAAAAGTCTGGACAAGAAACTTCAaatattaaagttaaaaaatcTGAGGGCTGA
- the LOC106052753 gene encoding transcription initiation factor TFIID subunit 11-like isoform X1: protein MDLNREESPLADFLAPMTESGISTSRSLSNEPSYPGELNIETDLSVPSTPSASPSPSANASPLVGTFHQDTSTKLSASEKPASSPKSSRCSTPEKRSSSERERSSDREKTPDKNASQDKSLPAESVASTSTAGPSSERKRKLELTEEDLKQAAKKHQKQEEERMKMHFASVKERVLVSNFSEEQLNRYEMYRRATFPKSAIRKLMQNIIGTSVSQNVVIAMSGISKVFVGELIETALDIMEKWGESGPLQPRHLREAVRILKSKSMMPTTKYKKILFY, encoded by the exons ATGGATTTAAATAGGGAAGAGTCTCCACTTGCCGATTTCTTGGCACCTATGACAGAAAGTGGAATAAGTACAAGCAGATCATTAAGCAATGAACCTTCTTATCCAGG AGAGTTAAACATCGAGACAGATCTGTCTGTACCAAGTACTCCTAGTGCCAGCCCATCTCCCAGTGCTAATGCTAGTCCTCTGGTTGGTACCTTTCATCAAGACACATCCACCAAATTGTCAGCATCTGAAAAGCCAG CCTCCTCGCCAAAATCAAGTCGCTGTAGTACTCCAGAAAAAAGATCTTCCTCGGAAAGAGAAAGATCTTCTGACAGAGAGAAAACCCCAGACAAAAATGCGAGTCAGGACAAATCTTTGCCAGCAGAAAGTGTTGCTTCCACTTCCACCGCTGGACCCTCatcagaaagaaaaagaaaattagaatTGACTGAAGAAGACTTGAAACAAGCTGCTAAAAAGCATCAAAAACAAGAGGAAGAAAGGATGAAAATGCA ttttGCCTCTGTTAAAGAAAG GGTCCTTGTTTCCAATTTTTCTGAAGAGCAGCTAAATAGATATGAAATGTACAGAAGAGCAACATTTCCAAAATCAGCCATCAGAAAA TTGATGCAGAACATTATTGGCACCAGTGTTTCACAAAATGTTGTAATAGCCATGTCTGGCATCTCAAAAGTCTTTGTTGGTGAACTTATTGAAACAG ctCTTGACATAATGGAAAAATGGGGAGAATCTGGTCCATTACAACCTCGGCATTTGAGGGAAGCAGTCAGAATCTTAAAGTCTAAAAGTATGATGCCtactacaaaatataaaaagattttattttattga
- the LOC106052753 gene encoding transcription initiation factor TFIID subunit 11-like isoform X2 — MDLNREESPLADFLAPMTESGISTSRSLSNEPSYPGELNIETDLSVPSTPSASPSPSANASPLVGTFHQDTSTKLSASEKPASSPKSSRCSTPEKRSSSERERSSDREKTPDKNASQDKSLPAESVASTSTAGPSSERKRKLELTEEDLKQAAKKHQKQEEERMKMQVLVSNFSEEQLNRYEMYRRATFPKSAIRKLMQNIIGTSVSQNVVIAMSGISKVFVGELIETALDIMEKWGESGPLQPRHLREAVRILKSKSMMPTTKYKKILFY; from the exons ATGGATTTAAATAGGGAAGAGTCTCCACTTGCCGATTTCTTGGCACCTATGACAGAAAGTGGAATAAGTACAAGCAGATCATTAAGCAATGAACCTTCTTATCCAGG AGAGTTAAACATCGAGACAGATCTGTCTGTACCAAGTACTCCTAGTGCCAGCCCATCTCCCAGTGCTAATGCTAGTCCTCTGGTTGGTACCTTTCATCAAGACACATCCACCAAATTGTCAGCATCTGAAAAGCCAG CCTCCTCGCCAAAATCAAGTCGCTGTAGTACTCCAGAAAAAAGATCTTCCTCGGAAAGAGAAAGATCTTCTGACAGAGAGAAAACCCCAGACAAAAATGCGAGTCAGGACAAATCTTTGCCAGCAGAAAGTGTTGCTTCCACTTCCACCGCTGGACCCTCatcagaaagaaaaagaaaattagaatTGACTGAAGAAGACTTGAAACAAGCTGCTAAAAAGCATCAAAAACAAGAGGAAGAAAGGATGAAAATGCA GGTCCTTGTTTCCAATTTTTCTGAAGAGCAGCTAAATAGATATGAAATGTACAGAAGAGCAACATTTCCAAAATCAGCCATCAGAAAA TTGATGCAGAACATTATTGGCACCAGTGTTTCACAAAATGTTGTAATAGCCATGTCTGGCATCTCAAAAGTCTTTGTTGGTGAACTTATTGAAACAG ctCTTGACATAATGGAAAAATGGGGAGAATCTGGTCCATTACAACCTCGGCATTTGAGGGAAGCAGTCAGAATCTTAAAGTCTAAAAGTATGATGCCtactacaaaatataaaaagattttattttattga
- the LOC106052776 gene encoding uncharacterized protein LOC106052776, protein MVTLACVPVVTSPFSERCTMNDEFDKDDEDGGCGHSTPQLSSLGLPVSPRGYLHYRNTLPKRKLIIHLDIRNTILVADSVTDVCVEQALNSFLTGVVWGREENGQFLLHSDQPSIASPKKGLCTYYKFLEKRLVRNPKSRHNLRLQTGDFVFTPQGQKFQEHFHKHLHRLLWTYESHPVRDKKLTMCGRDGKPYHYILPSVYKLIYHLWESNRDFAIVIRTYGQDAPNVLTSLNYGLHGNHPSFSKSININVNMHPGTIKRRGDSIELFTSNGGQDVQQNLVYEKDIYRKLCNSQGISGYVDDFAFWQKHNYDHAAGKPFWVDLNDERHHHIFFDDNFRANDEDSIIDVRKFTRENPLEAVSMEHEEVARLENVFLVQANLLSSIEDEDYFIRMTNLCEQNFYTMFNSKQL, encoded by the exons ATGGTTACATTAGCGTGCGTGCCTGTGGTGACGTCACCATTCTCTGAGCGCTGCACCATGAACGATGAGTTTGATAAGGACGACGaagatggaggatgtggtcacTCGACTCCACAACTGTCCAGTCTGGGCCTGCCAGTAAGTCCACGAGGATATCTTCATTACAGGAACACGCTGCCGAAACGGAAACTGATTATACACTTGGACATCAGGAACACCATTCTCGTAGCGGACTCAGTAACCGATGTATGTGTTGAACAG gCTTTGAACAGCTTTCTAACTGGTGTTGTCTGGGGGCGAGAAGAAAATGGTCAGTTTCTACTCCACTCCGATCAACCGTCTATTGCATCTCCTAAGAAAGGTCTATGTACTTACTACAAATTCCTCGAGAAGAGACTAGTCAGGAATCCAAAGTCCCGGCACAATTTGCGGCTACAGACTGGGGACTTTGTCTTCACACCTCAAGGCCAAAAGTTCCAGGAGCACTTCCATAAACATTTGCATCGTCTGCTGTGGACTTATGAATCTCATCCAGTCCGAGACAAGAAACTAACCATGTGCGGAAGAGATGGTAAACCTTATCACTACATACTCCCTTCTGTTTATAAGTTGATATACCATCTCTGGGAGAGCAATAGAGACTTCGCCATAGTCATCCGCACTTACGGACAAGACGCTCCGAACGTGCTAACGAGCCTAAACTACGGACTTCACGGAAATCACCCTTCGTTTTCTAAGTCCATCAACATTAATGTGAACATGCACCCGGGGACAATCAAGCGAAGAGGGGACAGCATTGAATTATTCACTTCAAACGGGGGTCAAGATGTGCAGCAAAACTTAGTGTATGAGAAAGATATATACCGGAAACTGTGCAACAGTCAGGGCATCTCGGGATACGTGGACGATTTCGCCTTCTGGCAGAAGCACAACTACGATCACGCAGCAGGAAAACCTTTCTGGGTCGACTTGAACGACGAACGCCATCACCACATCTTCTTCGACGACAACTTCCGGGCCAATGACGAGGACAGTATCATTGACGTGCGGAAATTCACGAGAGAGAACCCGCTCGAAGCCGTCAGCATGGAGCATGAGGAAGTGGCGCGACTGGAGAACGTCTTCTTGGTACAGGCCAATTTACTTTCTAGCATCGAGGACGAAGATTATTTCATTCGGATGACGAACTTGTGTGAACAAAATTTTTACACTATGTTTAATAGTAAACAACTTTAA